A region of Piscinibacter gummiphilus DNA encodes the following proteins:
- the phnN gene encoding phosphonate metabolism protein/1,5-bisphosphokinase (PRPP-forming) PhnN, with amino-acid sequence MTTHVPDSERLIVVVGPSGAGKDSVLQAWRTLLPPAEAPAQVRRVITRPADPHGENHEPIDEPTFARMCLSNELAFWWSAHGLHYGVRRASLAPLAQGRWVVMNGSRGHLPQLRRRAPKAHVVEVTAPPEVLAQRLAGRGREDPDAVAARLARETPASEASLVVSNTGDVTEAAQVLHRWWESLN; translated from the coding sequence ATGACCACGCATGTGCCCGACAGCGAACGCCTGATCGTCGTGGTGGGGCCGTCCGGCGCGGGCAAGGACAGCGTGCTGCAGGCCTGGCGCACGCTGCTGCCGCCGGCCGAGGCGCCGGCGCAGGTGCGCCGTGTCATCACGCGCCCGGCCGACCCGCACGGCGAGAACCACGAGCCGATCGACGAACCCACGTTCGCGCGCATGTGCCTCTCCAACGAACTGGCCTTCTGGTGGTCGGCCCACGGCCTGCACTACGGCGTGCGGCGCGCCTCGCTCGCGCCGCTGGCCCAGGGCCGCTGGGTCGTGATGAACGGCTCGCGTGGCCACCTCCCGCAGCTGCGCCGGCGCGCGCCGAAGGCGCACGTGGTGGAGGTGACGGCGCCGCCCGAGGTGCTGGCGCAGCGCCTCGCGGGGCGTGGGCGCGAGGACCCCGACGCGGTCGCCGCACGGCTCGCACGGGAGACGCCGGCGAGCGAGGCCTCGCTCGTGGTGTCCAACACCGGCGACGTGACCGAGGCGGCGCAGGTGCTGCACCGGTGGTGGGAGAGCCTGAACTAG
- a CDS encoding IclR family transcriptional regulator: MSTALDRGLGILEHLAGHPDGLPLALIADTLDIPRSACHRLLAELCARGYVRQLRAQGEYVLTTKISSLGLGFLSSSGIVDIAQPLIERLADLSGELVRLSIIDVNRLTWVAKAEGGRKGFRYDPDMGMDARLSCTSSGHAWMLTLTDEEALALVSAQGFGSPKEFGPKAPTTVKALLGFLHAARVRGYAMIDEVFAPGMSAVAAPVRRAGRPAIGVISIAGPRQRLTPERIQALAPALLAATDELAATSSASGLFSKPPLGKA; encoded by the coding sequence ATGAGCACCGCACTCGACCGGGGACTGGGCATCCTCGAACACCTCGCCGGCCATCCCGACGGCCTGCCGCTCGCGCTGATCGCCGACACGCTCGACATCCCGCGCAGCGCCTGCCACCGCCTGCTGGCCGAGCTGTGCGCGCGCGGCTACGTGCGCCAGCTGCGGGCGCAGGGCGAGTACGTGCTGACGACGAAGATCTCTTCGCTGGGCCTCGGCTTCCTCAGCAGCTCGGGCATCGTCGACATCGCACAGCCACTGATCGAGCGCCTCGCCGACCTGTCGGGCGAACTCGTGCGGCTGTCGATCATCGACGTGAACCGCCTCACGTGGGTCGCGAAGGCCGAGGGCGGCCGCAAGGGCTTCCGCTACGACCCGGACATGGGCATGGACGCGCGGCTGTCGTGCACGTCGTCGGGCCACGCGTGGATGCTGACCCTCACCGACGAGGAGGCCCTGGCCCTCGTGTCGGCCCAGGGCTTCGGCTCACCGAAGGAATTCGGTCCGAAGGCACCCACCACGGTGAAGGCGCTGCTCGGCTTCCTGCATGCCGCGCGCGTGCGGGGCTACGCGATGATCGACGAGGTGTTCGCACCGGGCATGTCCGCGGTGGCCGCGCCCGTGCGGCGCGCGGGGCGCCCGGCCATCGGCGTGATCAGCATCGCGGGGCCGCGGCAGCGGCTCACGCCGGAGCGCATCCAGGCGCTGGCGCCGGCGCTGCTGGCGGCCACCGACGAACTGGCAGCGACCAGCAGCGCGTCGGGCTTGTTCTCGAAGCCGCCGCTGGGCAAGGCCTAG
- a CDS encoding type II 3-dehydroquinate dehydratase, with product MAHPLFVLNGSNLNMLGKREPHLYGTTTLAEVKARTEALAGQLGLACDFRQTNHEGVLVDWIQEAFEADAAVVINPAGFSFKSVPVLDALKLIRKPLVEVHITNIHQRDDPYRHSLVSLTATGVICGLGVNGYLLAVRAVADALGLPSA from the coding sequence ATGGCCCACCCGCTGTTCGTGCTCAACGGCTCCAACCTCAACATGCTCGGCAAGCGCGAGCCCCACCTGTACGGCACCACCACGCTCGCCGAGGTGAAGGCCCGCACCGAGGCGCTGGCCGGCCAGCTCGGCCTCGCCTGCGACTTCCGCCAGACCAACCACGAAGGGGTGCTGGTGGACTGGATCCAGGAGGCCTTCGAGGCCGACGCCGCCGTGGTCATCAACCCGGCCGGCTTCTCGTTCAAGTCGGTGCCGGTGCTCGATGCGCTGAAGCTCATCCGCAAGCCGCTGGTCGAGGTGCACATCACCAACATCCACCAGCGCGACGACCCGTACCGGCACTCGCTGGTCTCGCTCACCGCCACCGGCGTCATCTGCGGGCTCGGTGTCAACGGCTACCTGCTCGCGGTGCGCGCGGTGGCCGATGCCCTCGGCCTGCCGTCGGCCTGA
- a CDS encoding ABC transporter substrate-binding protein, with amino-acid sequence MNTIRTTLTAVTAALIAFTAPGAHAQSGPVKIAGIMELSGSGATPGTNFNNGVKLAVKEINAAGGILGRQVEYLPVDTQTNPGVAKALAQKAVDDGAYVVLGPVHSGSMLVTMAETRRAEVTNFTGGEAASITQQGNPYVFRSSFTQLTSMPKVARYIKDTVKAKSVALIYTNNDYGKGGHDAMLKALEAQGIKVAVDVSTDPQQVDFSAAVLRVKQSDADALFLYTLEEESARALRELRKQGYAKPVIGETTAVSQKTIELAGDAANGMVGHVGLTVDAPQPRIKAFDERFLREYKYKSEHNGMKGYISMYVVKAMTERLGKFDSKALSESLHGAKLSAAQYPGVLMDLSFDANGDLDRESFLIRVEQGRQQVIGTLPAMSAK; translated from the coding sequence ATGAACACGATTCGCACGACCCTCACCGCCGTCACGGCCGCCCTGATCGCCTTCACCGCCCCCGGCGCCCATGCGCAGTCCGGCCCCGTGAAGATCGCCGGCATCATGGAACTGTCGGGCAGCGGTGCCACGCCCGGCACCAACTTCAACAACGGCGTGAAGCTCGCGGTGAAGGAGATCAACGCGGCGGGGGGCATCCTCGGCCGCCAGGTCGAGTACCTGCCGGTGGACACGCAGACCAACCCCGGCGTGGCCAAGGCCCTCGCGCAGAAGGCCGTGGACGACGGTGCCTACGTGGTGCTGGGCCCGGTGCATTCGGGCTCGATGCTCGTCACGATGGCGGAGACGCGCCGCGCCGAGGTCACGAACTTCACCGGCGGCGAGGCCGCGAGCATCACGCAACAGGGCAACCCGTACGTGTTCCGCTCGTCGTTCACGCAGCTCACGTCGATGCCCAAGGTGGCGCGCTACATCAAGGACACGGTGAAGGCGAAGAGCGTCGCGCTGATCTACACGAACAACGACTACGGCAAGGGCGGCCACGACGCGATGCTGAAGGCGCTGGAGGCCCAGGGCATCAAGGTGGCGGTGGACGTGTCCACCGACCCGCAGCAGGTCGACTTCTCGGCGGCGGTGCTGCGCGTGAAGCAGTCGGACGCCGACGCGCTGTTCCTCTACACGCTGGAGGAGGAGTCGGCCCGCGCGCTGCGCGAACTGCGCAAGCAGGGCTACGCGAAGCCGGTGATCGGCGAGACCACCGCGGTGAGCCAGAAGACCATCGAGCTGGCCGGCGATGCGGCCAACGGCATGGTGGGCCACGTGGGCCTGACGGTGGACGCGCCGCAACCGCGCATCAAGGCCTTCGACGAGCGTTTCCTGCGCGAGTACAAGTACAAGAGCGAGCACAACGGCATGAAGGGCTACATCAGCATGTACGTGGTGAAGGCGATGACCGAACGCCTGGGCAAGTTCGATTCGAAGGCGCTGTCGGAGTCGCTGCACGGCGCGAAGCTCTCCGCGGCGCAGTACCCGGGCGTGCTGATGGACCTGTCCTTCGACGCCAACGGCGACCTCGACCGCGAGAGTTTCCTGATCCGGGTGGAGCAGGGCAGGCAGCAGGTGATCGGGACGTTGCCGGCGATGTCCGCGAAGTGA
- a CDS encoding 5-carboxymethyl-2-hydroxymuconate Delta-isomerase, whose amino-acid sequence MPFLTVEYSANLDPLDVPALLLRLNQTIVDGGHADELVIKSRAIRFDTFQVGTSSDVRGFLHVKLALMSGRTDEVKKALAEQLMAVVKDAAPTPGLVQLAVELSDIDRAGFVSARVGAA is encoded by the coding sequence ATGCCGTTCCTCACCGTCGAATACTCCGCCAACCTCGACCCGCTCGACGTCCCTGCGCTGCTGCTGCGCCTGAACCAGACCATCGTCGACGGCGGCCATGCCGACGAGCTCGTCATCAAGAGCCGCGCGATCCGCTTCGACACGTTCCAGGTGGGCACGTCCAGCGACGTGCGCGGTTTCCTGCACGTGAAGCTGGCGCTGATGAGCGGGCGCACCGACGAGGTCAAGAAGGCGCTGGCCGAGCAGCTGATGGCCGTCGTCAAGGACGCGGCGCCCACGCCCGGCCTCGTGCAGCTCGCCGTCGAGCTCAGCGACATCGACCGCGCCGGGTTCGTGTCCGCGCGCGTGGGCGCGGCCTGA
- a CDS encoding YbhB/YbcL family Raf kinase inhibitor-like protein codes for MLENLPDVIGLALREQRAGLDKIAFNQVDLRAGAGVLAVTSLAFADHATLPADYTADGAGLSPPVEWAHVPPQAAEVVLIVEDADAPTPQPLVHAIVVGLPGEAGSLQAGALPSPDHEAEADVTPGRNSFLRARWLPPDPPPGHGTHRYVFQVFALEAGEPLAGTPGRGAVLEAIAARGLASGYTVATYGRPDGSVPAAAGALVRPVQPE; via the coding sequence GTGCTCGAGAACCTGCCCGACGTCATCGGCCTCGCGCTGCGCGAACAGCGCGCCGGCCTCGACAAGATCGCGTTCAACCAGGTGGACCTGCGCGCCGGTGCCGGTGTGCTCGCGGTGACGAGCCTCGCATTCGCCGACCACGCGACGCTGCCGGCCGACTACACCGCCGACGGGGCCGGCCTGTCGCCCCCCGTCGAATGGGCCCACGTGCCGCCGCAGGCGGCCGAGGTGGTGCTGATCGTCGAGGACGCGGACGCGCCCACGCCCCAGCCGCTGGTGCACGCCATCGTCGTGGGCCTGCCGGGCGAGGCCGGGTCGCTGCAGGCCGGCGCCCTCCCGAGCCCGGACCACGAGGCCGAAGCCGACGTCACCCCGGGACGCAACTCGTTCCTGCGGGCGCGGTGGCTTCCGCCGGACCCGCCCCCCGGGCACGGCACGCACCGCTACGTGTTCCAGGTGTTCGCACTGGAAGCGGGCGAACCGCTGGCGGGCACGCCGGGACGGGGCGCGGTGCTGGAGGCGATCGCGGCACGGGGCCTGGCGAGCGGGTACACCGTGGCCACCTACGGCCGCCCGGATGGGTCGGTGCCCGCCGCGGCCGGCGCGCTGGTCCGGCCCGTGCAGCCGGAGTGA
- a CDS encoding saccharopine dehydrogenase family protein, protein MNERPYDLVLYGASGFVGRQTVAHLARHGDGLRWALAGRSREKLEAARTAAGEGAANAGVIVADAGDAAALDALASQAKVVLSTAGPFALYGSELVAACVRHGTHYVDITGETPWVRDLIRRHDADARASGTRIVPCCGFDSVPSDLGTWVLAHEIRERFGEPCREVTSAFSLRGGFNGGTIASLLNVMAEGESEAFANPFLLNPAGTAPADTAPHRDPAGPHHDDDHRAWLGPFLMGPINTRVVRRTVALAAERGDTAFAADFRYGEYMRLGRGPRAGLMAWVLSAGMAATKFALRFAAGRRLAARWSPAPGEGPTEAQMDRGGFRCELVGRSASGLVLRARVSAKGDPGNRATTVFVCESALALVRNLDVLPPGGGVMTPATALGDVLVRRLHAAGVALEVLPA, encoded by the coding sequence ATGAACGAACGCCCCTACGACCTCGTCCTCTACGGCGCCAGTGGTTTCGTCGGCCGCCAGACCGTCGCCCACCTGGCCCGCCACGGGGACGGGTTGCGGTGGGCGCTGGCCGGCCGCTCCCGAGAGAAGCTCGAGGCCGCGCGCACCGCGGCGGGCGAGGGCGCCGCGAACGCCGGCGTGATCGTGGCCGACGCGGGCGACGCGGCGGCACTCGACGCCCTCGCGTCCCAGGCGAAGGTGGTGCTGAGCACGGCCGGGCCGTTCGCGCTGTACGGCAGCGAACTCGTGGCCGCCTGCGTGCGCCACGGCACCCACTACGTCGACATCACCGGCGAGACGCCATGGGTGCGCGACCTGATCCGGCGGCACGATGCCGACGCCCGGGCGAGCGGCACGCGCATCGTGCCGTGCTGCGGCTTCGACTCGGTGCCGTCCGACCTCGGCACGTGGGTGCTCGCCCACGAGATCCGCGAGCGGTTCGGTGAACCGTGCCGCGAGGTGACGTCCGCGTTTTCGCTGCGGGGCGGGTTCAACGGCGGCACCATCGCCTCGCTGCTCAACGTGATGGCCGAAGGCGAGTCCGAAGCCTTCGCGAACCCGTTCCTGCTGAACCCCGCCGGCACGGCGCCGGCCGACACGGCCCCGCACCGCGACCCGGCCGGACCGCACCACGACGACGACCACCGCGCCTGGCTGGGCCCGTTCCTGATGGGGCCCATCAACACCCGCGTGGTGCGGCGCACCGTGGCGCTTGCCGCCGAGCGGGGTGACACGGCGTTCGCGGCCGACTTCCGATACGGCGAGTACATGCGCCTCGGCCGCGGCCCCCGCGCCGGCCTGATGGCCTGGGTCCTGAGCGCCGGCATGGCGGCCACGAAGTTCGCGCTGAGGTTCGCGGCCGGCCGGCGGCTCGCCGCGCGCTGGTCACCCGCGCCGGGCGAGGGACCCACCGAGGCGCAGATGGACCGCGGCGGCTTCCGCTGCGAGCTGGTCGGGCGCAGCGCGTCCGGCCTCGTGCTGCGCGCCCGGGTGTCGGCCAAGGGCGACCCCGGGAACCGCGCCACGACGGTGTTCGTGTGCGAGTCGGCACTCGCCCTCGTGCGCAACCTCGACGTGCTGCCGCCGGGCGGCGGCGTGATGACACCGGCGACCGCGCTCGGCGACGTGCTCGTGCGGCGGCTGCACGCCGCCGGGGTCGCGCTCGAGGTGCTGCCGGCCTGA
- a CDS encoding GH1 family beta-glucosidase gives MQRNRLADEQPGDPHVTTSDSLVFSPPAGSAMLRPDFLFGAATASYQIEGAATADGRHPSIWDTFCRVPGAVHNADNGDVACDHFHRWQSDLQLISDLGFDGYRFSVSWSRVMTVDGQRNEKGLDFYKRLLDELERRGLKSFLTLYHWDLPQHLQDRGGWLNRDTATRFAEYADLMSREVAGRVSAWTTLNEPYCSAYLGHTTGRHAPGLKDVRYGVESMHHLLLGHGLATEAVRANDKAPVGLVANVCAMVPASDSPKDRRAAELSYANANTWVLDPLLLGTYPEELAELWPGVKAPVRAGDMATISTRMDYLGINYYFRSNIRSDGAHGYVEEDLPNVERTQMGWEVYPDGLRDLLLDFKHRYPGLPPIYITENGMASDDSPVAGRVADEQRLRYLNRHVAAVDQAMRQGVDVRGYFAWSLLDNFEWSYGYEKRFGLVHVDYDTQVRTPKDSALALKRFLEQRRG, from the coding sequence ATGCAAAGGAACCGGCTTGCCGACGAACAACCAGGTGACCCTCACGTGACGACCTCCGACTCGCTCGTTTTCTCGCCCCCGGCCGGATCGGCCATGCTCCGCCCCGACTTCCTCTTCGGCGCCGCCACCGCCTCCTACCAGATCGAGGGCGCGGCCACGGCCGACGGCCGCCATCCGTCCATCTGGGACACGTTCTGCCGCGTGCCCGGCGCGGTCCACAACGCCGACAACGGCGACGTGGCGTGCGATCACTTCCATCGCTGGCAGAGTGATCTGCAGCTGATCTCCGACCTCGGCTTCGACGGCTACCGCTTCTCGGTGTCGTGGTCGCGCGTGATGACCGTCGACGGCCAGCGCAACGAGAAGGGCCTCGACTTCTACAAGCGGCTGCTCGACGAGCTCGAACGCCGGGGCCTGAAATCGTTCCTCACGCTGTACCACTGGGACCTGCCACAGCACCTGCAGGACCGCGGCGGCTGGCTGAACCGCGACACCGCCACCCGGTTCGCCGAATACGCCGACCTGATGAGCCGCGAGGTCGCCGGCCGCGTGAGCGCGTGGACCACGCTCAACGAGCCGTACTGCTCCGCCTACCTCGGCCACACCACCGGCCGCCACGCGCCGGGCCTGAAGGACGTGCGCTACGGTGTCGAATCGATGCACCACCTGCTGCTGGGCCATGGCCTGGCCACCGAGGCGGTGCGCGCCAACGACAAGGCGCCCGTCGGCCTCGTGGCGAACGTCTGCGCGATGGTGCCGGCGAGCGATTCGCCGAAGGACCGCCGCGCCGCCGAACTGTCGTACGCCAACGCGAACACGTGGGTCCTCGACCCGCTGCTGCTGGGCACGTACCCCGAGGAACTGGCCGAGTTGTGGCCGGGTGTAAAAGCGCCCGTGCGCGCCGGTGACATGGCGACAATCTCCACGCGCATGGACTACCTCGGCATCAACTACTACTTCCGCTCGAACATCCGCAGCGACGGAGCGCACGGCTATGTCGAGGAAGACCTGCCGAACGTCGAGCGCACGCAGATGGGCTGGGAGGTGTACCCCGACGGCCTGCGCGACCTGCTGCTGGACTTCAAGCACCGCTACCCCGGCCTGCCGCCCATCTACATCACCGAAAACGGCATGGCGAGCGACGACAGTCCGGTGGCCGGCCGCGTCGCCGACGAACAGCGCCTGCGCTACCTGAACCGCCACGTCGCCGCGGTGGACCAGGCCATGCGCCAGGGCGTCGATGTGCGGGGCTACTTCGCGTGGTCGCTGCTGGACAACTTCGAGTGGTCCTACGGCTACGAGAAGCGTTTCGGCCTCGTCCACGTCGACTACGACACCCAGGTCCGCACGCCGAAGGACAGCGCACTCGCGCTGAAGCGGTTCCTCGAACAACGGCGCGGCTGA
- a CDS encoding ABC transporter substrate-binding protein — MIRKHSLAIGVSLAVLAVGAAHAQANRAEVIHWWTSGGESAAIQEIANGYKAAGGTWVDSAIAGGEAARSAAINRIVGGNPSTAAQFNTSQQFLDIVKGGMLNNVDEVAKKNDWDKILPAPILKSIKIDGHFYAVPVNIHMPAWFWYSKAAFAKAGIAAEPKTPEEFFAALDKLKAAGITPVAFGGQPWQEKIVFDALLAHIGGADLYLKVYKGDQKAIASPEFKNVLASFRKLKGYTDAGSPNRNWNDATSMVISGKAGVQIMGDWAKGEFQAAKQTAGKEFGCFPGFGPKAPYIIAGDVFVFPKTSDAAAIKSQQLLATVMTSPATQVAFNNKKGSIPIRTDVDAKAMDICAQQGIAAMKDVSRQLPNSEMLVAPDITGALQDVVTKFWNTNQSVDDAVKAVGAAVKG, encoded by the coding sequence ATGATCCGCAAGCATTCCCTGGCCATCGGCGTCAGCCTGGCCGTCCTTGCCGTCGGCGCCGCACACGCCCAGGCCAACCGCGCCGAAGTCATCCACTGGTGGACCTCGGGCGGTGAATCCGCCGCGATCCAGGAGATCGCCAACGGCTACAAGGCCGCGGGCGGGACGTGGGTCGACAGCGCCATCGCCGGCGGCGAAGCCGCCCGCTCGGCCGCCATCAACCGCATCGTGGGCGGCAACCCGTCCACCGCCGCGCAGTTCAACACCTCGCAGCAGTTCCTCGACATCGTCAAGGGCGGCATGCTCAACAACGTCGACGAAGTCGCCAAGAAGAACGACTGGGACAAGATCCTCCCGGCGCCGATCCTCAAGTCGATCAAGATCGACGGCCACTTCTATGCCGTGCCGGTCAACATCCACATGCCCGCGTGGTTCTGGTACTCGAAGGCCGCGTTCGCCAAGGCCGGCATCGCCGCCGAGCCGAAGACCCCCGAAGAGTTCTTCGCCGCCCTCGACAAGCTGAAGGCCGCCGGCATCACCCCGGTCGCCTTCGGCGGCCAGCCGTGGCAGGAGAAGATCGTGTTCGACGCGCTGCTCGCCCACATCGGCGGCGCCGACCTGTACCTGAAGGTCTACAAGGGCGACCAGAAGGCCATCGCCTCGCCCGAGTTCAAGAACGTGCTCGCCTCGTTCAGGAAGCTCAAGGGCTACACCGACGCCGGTTCGCCGAACCGCAACTGGAACGACGCCACGTCGATGGTCATCTCCGGCAAGGCCGGCGTGCAGATCATGGGCGACTGGGCCAAGGGCGAGTTCCAGGCCGCCAAGCAGACGGCCGGCAAGGAGTTCGGCTGCTTCCCGGGTTTCGGCCCGAAGGCGCCGTACATCATCGCGGGTGACGTGTTCGTGTTCCCGAAGACGAGCGACGCCGCGGCCATCAAGTCGCAGCAGCTGCTGGCCACGGTGATGACCTCGCCCGCCACGCAGGTCGCCTTCAACAACAAGAAGGGTTCGATCCCGATCCGCACGGACGTCGACGCGAAGGCGATGGACATCTGCGCGCAGCAGGGCATCGCCGCGATGAAGGACGTGTCGCGCCAGCTGCCGAACTCCGAAATGCTCGTCGCTCCGGACATCACCGGCGCGCTCCAGGACGTCGTCACGAAGTTCTGGAACACCAACCAGTCGGTGGACGACGCGGTGAAGGCCGTGGGCGCGGCCGTCAAGGGTTGA
- a CDS encoding carbohydrate ABC transporter permease: protein MLPMLATVLFAYLGTVFWSVRVSVSSSRTLPSSDFVGLAQYTRLFASERWLLSLENVVVFGVIFIAACLVLGFLLAVFIDQKVAGEGVLRTVFLYPYAMSFVATGLIWQWVLNPELGIQSTVRALGFETFTFDWIATQDKVMYAIALAAVWQAAGLVMALMLAGLRGIDDSLWKAARIDGIPTWRVYMSIVLPMLGPSIGTAVVLLSVSVVKVYDVVVAMTQGGPGLASEVPGKFIMDNLFGRANIGLASAASTVLLLTVLALLAPWMYARARAARNGGHR from the coding sequence ATGCTGCCGATGCTCGCCACCGTGCTGTTCGCCTACCTCGGCACCGTCTTCTGGTCGGTCCGGGTGTCGGTGAGCAGTTCACGGACACTCCCGTCCAGCGACTTCGTGGGCCTGGCGCAGTACACGCGCCTGTTCGCCTCGGAGCGCTGGTTGCTGTCGCTCGAGAACGTCGTGGTGTTCGGCGTGATCTTCATCGCCGCGTGCCTCGTGCTCGGGTTCCTGCTGGCCGTGTTCATCGACCAGAAGGTGGCCGGGGAGGGTGTGCTGAGAACCGTGTTCCTCTACCCGTACGCGATGTCCTTCGTCGCGACGGGCCTGATCTGGCAGTGGGTGCTGAACCCCGAGCTGGGCATCCAGTCCACCGTGCGCGCGCTCGGCTTCGAGACGTTCACGTTCGACTGGATCGCCACGCAGGACAAGGTGATGTACGCGATCGCGCTCGCGGCGGTGTGGCAGGCCGCCGGCCTCGTGATGGCGCTGATGCTCGCCGGCCTGCGCGGCATCGACGACAGCCTCTGGAAGGCCGCCCGCATCGACGGCATTCCCACGTGGCGCGTCTACATGAGCATCGTGCTGCCCATGCTGGGCCCGTCCATCGGCACGGCCGTCGTGCTGCTGTCGGTGAGCGTGGTCAAGGTGTACGACGTCGTCGTCGCGATGACCCAGGGCGGCCCCGGCCTCGCGAGCGAGGTGCCCGGCAAGTTCATCATGGACAACCTGTTCGGCCGCGCCAACATCGGCCTCGCCTCGGCCGCGTCCACCGTGCTGCTGCTGACGGTGCTGGCGCTGCTCGCCCCCTGGATGTACGCTCGCGCCCGGGCCGCCCGCAACGGAGGCCACCGATGA
- a CDS encoding carbohydrate ABC transporter permease: MPSQPVAPPAVARTSVRPRRSAWTPARIGIYAFLLVCAVFFLFPLYVMLITSVKPMEEIRLGNIFSLPVKVTLEPWAMAWSSVCTGLQCEGIKGGFFNSIAIVVPSTILSILVGALNGYALSFWKPRGGTLLFGVLLMGAFVPYQVIMFPLVRAFAAMSIFGTLPGIVLIHTIFGMPVMTLLFRNYYASIPNELFKAARIDGGGFWRIFLQLMLPMSLPILVVAVIMQVTGIWNDFILGLVFAGRDHLPMTVQLNNVINTTTGERLYNVNMAATVLTSLVPLFIYLVSGRWFVRGIAAGAVKG; encoded by the coding sequence ATGCCCTCTCAACCCGTGGCTCCGCCGGCCGTCGCCCGCACCTCGGTCCGCCCGCGCCGTTCAGCGTGGACGCCCGCGCGCATCGGCATCTATGCCTTCCTGCTCGTCTGCGCGGTGTTCTTCCTGTTCCCGCTGTACGTGATGCTGATCACCTCGGTCAAGCCGATGGAGGAGATCCGCCTGGGCAACATCTTCTCGCTGCCGGTCAAGGTCACGCTCGAACCCTGGGCCATGGCCTGGTCCAGCGTGTGCACGGGGCTGCAGTGCGAGGGCATCAAGGGCGGGTTCTTCAACTCGATCGCCATCGTGGTGCCCAGCACCATCCTGTCGATCCTGGTGGGCGCGCTCAACGGCTACGCACTGTCGTTCTGGAAGCCGCGCGGCGGCACGCTGCTGTTCGGCGTCCTGCTGATGGGCGCGTTCGTGCCGTACCAGGTGATCATGTTCCCGCTCGTGCGCGCGTTCGCGGCCATGTCGATCTTCGGTACGCTGCCGGGCATCGTGCTGATCCACACCATCTTCGGCATGCCGGTGATGACGCTGCTGTTCCGCAACTACTACGCGTCGATCCCCAACGAGCTGTTCAAGGCCGCGCGCATCGACGGCGGGGGCTTCTGGCGCATCTTCCTGCAGCTGATGCTGCCGATGTCGCTGCCCATTCTCGTGGTGGCGGTGATCATGCAGGTGACCGGCATCTGGAACGACTTCATCCTCGGGCTCGTGTTCGCCGGCCGCGACCACCTGCCGATGACCGTGCAGCTCAACAACGTGATCAACACGACCACGGGCGAGCGCCTCTACAACGTCAACATGGCGGCCACCGTGCTCACCTCGCTCGTGCCGCTGTTCATCTACCTCGTTTCCGGCCGCTGGTTCGTCCGCGGCATTGCGGCCGGCGCCGTGAAAGGCTGA